The Fulvia fulva chromosome 13, complete sequence genome window below encodes:
- a CDS encoding Phototropin, producing the protein METSTRSGHKLLQKFSTFRKREHRHPRSLDDLTSGRDISDDEQHSRLRNVTSKESLTDPALFPIPPTYTPMPIPDRVSSAKRGETERADSANGSINREHSSGRSKTVTLRGDCDDVSLSFSEFDDGLLQPRSSVSRVKDDAPVRERSRPSSLPVSRSKTSMNNGTSPHNHTNRPSLASVLSGAPPVPATLPEEALVQLQTPSPDKSGIVNTELEVVDDETSWDLIKPSTEAEERNLELYSLEKRAEQLYSQAHLRIILQDPKLLSKFSNILRKCRPWRVNLLTYYLAASKAKKALDYANSLAEVLSSLPHDRGLHPSGVATNAQLEAAAQEAFDALLKDDLHYYITHTWIKAVSTIVQRRITGTLPVRFLETSNGLAEVFCITDPTRKDNPIILASEAFTRHSGCSLEYVLGRNCRFMQGPGTTVDSCRRFAISCQENRDHTEIFVNYRRDGSPFLSLVMNAPLMDSEGKVRYFLGAQVDVSGLLKNCSGMESLSRLVEQDSAHPSGAEEEVLPSPDPYADFKALSDMFDMPEIDIVRKIGGSLQRGLDRAYEPAAEKPAQPSPRVVLEDSGAEHSDQDPVDDVPQDGAASSHSPSQLFKDGGMPGNLSGVYKYYLLIRPHPSLRILFTSPTLRTPGTLQSHFLHRIGGSPRMRSDLETALKHRKNVTARVRWLNEPNEEGEGEGKARWIHCTPLIHYSGMVGLWMVVVVPPLPEAVSVGVSVVGSRGRGGSGGGEGKGRLRLEP; encoded by the exons ATGGAGACCTCAACGCGGTCCGGACATAAGTTACTCCAGAAGTTCAGCACATTTCGGAAGCGCGAACATCGCCACCCACGCTCACTGGACGATCTTACCAGTGGAAGGGATATAAGTGATGATGAGCAGCACAGCAGACTTCGCAACGTCACCTCCAAGGAGTCCTTGACTGATCCTGCACTGTTCCCGATTCCACCTACATACACTCCTATGCCTATACCAGACCGAGTGTCGAGCGCCAAGAGGGGAGAGACAGAGCGCGCAGACAGCGCCAACGGGTCTATCAATCGTGAGCACTCTTCTGGCAGAAGCAAGACAGTGACCCTTCGCGGAGATTGCGATGATGTGTCGCTGAGCTTTTCCGAGTTTGACGACGGCCTCTTACAACCTCGATCTTCTGTTTCTCGAGTCAAGGACGACGCTCCCGTTCGAGAAAGATCGAGACCATCATCGCTACCAGTCTCACGCTCAAAGACCTCCATGAACAATGGTACCTCGCCTCACAACCATACTAATCGGCCCTCGCTGGCttccgtcctctcgggcgCTCCTCCAGTCCCCGCAACGCTACCGGAGGAGGCCCTAGTCCAGCTGCAAACTCCATCGCCAGACAAAAGCGGTATAGTGAACACCGAGCTGGAGGTTGTTGACGATGAGACCTCTTGGGATCTTATCAAGCCGAGCACAGAGGCTGAGGAACGCAATTTGGAGCTGTACTCGCTGGAAAAGCGGGCGGAGCAGCTTTACAGCCAAGCACATCTGCGCATCATCCTCCAAGATCCGAAGCTTCTGTCGAAGTTCTCGAATATCCTTAGGAAGTGCAGACCGTGGAGGGTCAACCTCTTGACTTACTACCTGGCAGCAAGCAAAGCAAAGAAGGCGCTTGACTACGCAAACTCCCTTGCAGAAGTGCTGTCTTCATTGCCGCACGACCGAGGTCTTCACCCTTCAGGTGTGGCGACCAATGCACAACTCGAAGCTGCAGCACAAGAAGCCTTCGATGCCTTGCTCAAGGACGACTTGCACTACTACATAACCCACACCTGGATCAAGGCCGTCAGTACCATTGTCCAGCGTCGTATCACCGGGACGCTACCCGTCCGCTTTCTCGAGACAAGCAATGGCCTCGCTGAAGTGTTCTGTATCACAGACCCCACCAGGAAGGATAATCCCATCATTCTAGCGTCGGAAGCCTTCACTCGACATTCTGGCTGCAGCCTGGAGTACGTTCTCGGCAGAAACTGCCGCTTCATGCAAGGACCAGGTACGACAGTAGATTCCTGCCGCCGCTTTGCGATATCGTGCCAGGAGAACAGAGACCACACGGAGATCTTTGTCAACTATCGTCGCGATGGCAGTCCGTTCTTGAGTCTCGTCATGAACGCGCCACTGATGGACAG CGAGGGCAAAGTCCGCTACTTCCTCGGCGCCCAAGTCGACGTCTCCGGCCTGCTGAAGAACTGCAGCGGCATGGAAAGTCTCAGTCGTCTCGTCGAACAAGATTCCGCGCACCCCTCCGGAGCCGAGGAAGAAGTCCTCCCATCCCCTGACCCTTACGCCGACTTCAAAGCTCTTAGCGATATGTTCGACATGCCGGAGATTGACATCGTCCGCAAAATTGGCGGCTCCCTTCAACGTGGTCTTGATAGAGCTTACGAACCTGCAGCTGAGAAGCCGGCCCAGCCATCACCACGTGTGGTCCTGGAGGATAGTGGCGCCGAGCATTCTGATCAAGATCCCGTGGACGACGTACCACAGGATGGAGCGGCCTCCAGCCATTCTCCCTCCCAACTGTTCAAAGACGGCGGCATGCCAGGAAACCTCTCCGGCGTGTACAAATAC TACCTCCTAATCCGCCCGCACCCCTCCCTCCGCATCCTCTTCACATCCCCCACCCTCCGCACCCCGGGAACGCTCCAGTCGCACTTCCTTCACCGCATCGGCGGATCACCGAGGATGCGCTCCGACCTCGAGACGGCCCTGAAGCACCGCAAGAACGTCACAGCAAGGGTAAGGTGGTTGAACGAGCCGAATGAGGAGGGCGAGGGAGAGGGGAAGGCGAGGTGGATTCATTGTACGCCGCTGATCCATTATTCGGGCATGGTGGGGCTGTGGATGGTGGTTGTTGTGCCGCCGTTGCCGGAGGCGGTTAGTGTGGGGGTTAGTGTTGTGGGGAGTAGGGGGAGAGGGGGAAGTGGTGGTGGTGAGGGGAAGGGGAGGTTGAGGTTGGAGCCGTAG